From the Excalfactoria chinensis isolate bCotChi1 chromosome 1, bCotChi1.hap2, whole genome shotgun sequence genome, one window contains:
- the RAB39A gene encoding ras-related protein Rab-39A has product MPGVGAIGARCRHRPRRSPREKPETKPGEAGAAMDAAIWIYQFRLIVLGDSTVGKSCLLHRFTEGRFPGPLHSDPTVGVDFFSRLVEIEPGKRVKLQLWDTAGQERFRSITRSYYRNSVGGLLVFDITNRRSFEHVKDWLEEAKMHVQPFQIVFLLVGHKCDLVSQREVTREEAEKLSSDCGMKYIETSAKDATNVEESFTILTRDIYELVKKGEITIQDGWEGVKSGFVPNVVHSSEEAVKPRRQCVC; this is encoded by the exons ATGCCGGGCGTTGGGGCGATCGGAGCGCGGTGCAGGCACCGGCCGCGGAGAAGCCCCCGCGAGAAGCCCGAGACGAAGCCGGGCGAGGCCGGGGCCGCCATGGACGCGGCGATTTGGATCTACCAGTTCCGGCTGATCGTGCTGGGCGACTCCACCGTGGGCAAGTCGTGCCTTCTGCACCGCTTCACCGAGGGCCGCTTCCCCGGGCCGCTGCACTCTGACCCCACCGTGGGGGTGGACTTCTTCTCCCGGCTGGTGGAGATCGAGCCTGGCAAGAGGGtcaagctgcagctctgggacaCGGCGGGGCAGGAGCGCTTCAG atcAATAACACGATCTTACTATCGCAATTCTGTTGGCGGCTTGCTGGTCTTTGACATCACGAATCGACGATCTTTTGAACATGTGAAAGACTGGCTGGAAGAAGCAAAAATGCACGTACAGCCCTTTCAGATTGTATTTCTGCTAGTAGGACATAAATGTGACTTAGTGTCACAGCGTGAGGTTAcaagagaagaagcagaaaaactgtCGTCTGACTGTGGTATGAAATACATAGAAACCTCAGCAAAAGATGCCACGAATGTCGAAGAGTCCTTTACAATCCTTACACGAGACATCTATGAACTTGTAAAAAAAGGAGAGATCACAATACAAGATGGATGGGAAGGTGTTAAGAGTGGCTTTGTTCCAAATGTTGTACATTCATCAGAGGAAGCTGTAAAGCCCAGAAGACAGTGCGTCTGCTGA